The nucleotide sequence TGTTGCTGTCAAATTCCAGAACTTTACTTTCGAAGTCCAACCTGTTTTTCAAGAAAAAGATGGAGATTTTGCTTACCCAGACACGAAAAAGAAATTATGGCTTCGCACTAAACCACGCAAGGAAATTGAAGCCATAAAAGATTTCAACGCCGAATCATCGGGCTCCCTAAGGGCGCTTTGTCGATTAACTCGCTCATGGAAGAACAAGCACGATGTGCACATCGGTGGCCTACTGATCGATACCTTAGCTTTCAATTTTCTGAAGCATAATGAGCAATATCAAAACGGGAAATACTATGACCAAATGTTCGCTGACTTCCTTGACTGGCTATCCAACGAGCCTTGCAAGAGCTACTATCTAGCACCTGGAAGCAACCAACAAGTGCGCGTAAAGCAAGCCTTCCAGCGGAAAGCGTCAGCTGCTCACGAACTCGCCATGAAGGCCTTCGAATCTGAGGAATCCGTTTCATACGCACAGCGATGGCGTGAACTTCTGGGTAAGCCAGTCCCGCTTTCCGATGCCCAAAAGAGCCGCAATCGCGATTACGTTGACACTGAACAGTTTATTGAAGACTACTACCCTCAAAATATTCGATATACGCTTGACATTGATTGCAGCGTTAAGAGTCAGGAAGAATCTACGTGGCTCTCCGATTTGTTACGCAGGCGCTTACGGTTGCCGCACGATCGGAAGCTAATTTTCAAAGTAACTTTCTGTGACGTTCCTGAGCCTTTTGAACTCAAATGGAAGGTTCTGAACCAAGGCGATCAAGCTCGCGAGCGAGACATGATTCGCGGATCAATCCTGGATGACAACGGAAGTCAGAGCTTGGAAGAAAGTAGCGATTTTTACGGCGATCACTTTGTAGAGTGCTACGCCATAAAAGACGGAGCTCTTGTGGCTCGAGCACATATATCTGTCCCAATTGAGTAAGTTTCACTGCATATTTTGACGCTTCCCTAAACCTTTTGACGCCCCACCTTCGACACTGAAAGGTGGGTGCACAAGCACGTCCGTCCGTTTCCGGATGAGTGTGCCGGCCGGAAACTAACTGGCGCTGGCGCACCTTCTCCGCGAGCGCAGCTTCACCCTTAACCGAAGATTTTGCACATTATCGCGCTGCCTCATGCGGCTAGGGCGAACTCGAACTCACCATTGACTCAACCATTTGGCATCAGATTCAGTCTCGACCTAACGGGGTAGCCTGCACGACCAAGCAACTGGCATGCAGTATGCTCGCCTCGTTCGTTCTCCGCATGAAATCACGCTCACACGCGACATCGAGTCTCACCTAGCCACAAGCCATTTCAACCTCAATCGGGCAATTGGCCAGCAACCTAGCTTTGTATCCAACCTGCTCCCGTTCCCGAACCGGCTCTTGGGTCGGGGGCATCCGCTATGGAGGCCACCCGCCAGGTGGATGAACGCTATTTGTACCGGCGTCAAGAAGTATTGTGTGAAGCTATCTGCCCAGAGGAATACCACAGAGAACTTCAGCGCACCAGAGCCGAGATCGTCTCACACAATGTGTATGGTGTAAGCCTTAACGCCACGGCAGTGGAGCTGGCTGAAATTCCCTTGTGGTTAGACACGATACTGAGCGGGCTGGTCGCCCCATGGTTTACATTTGCGGCGAGGCAATTCACTTATCAGTGCTTGCCATGTGGTGTATTCAACGGCACAGCAAAAAGAGAAGGCCTGGCACCACTCCGGCGCGAGACATCCCGGTTACCAGCCTGAGTGAGGAGGTTGATGCCTACCGTGTAGGTAACGAGCTCAACGAGGGCATTCATCATTTCTTGTTGCCAGCCGCATGGCGGGGGCAGCCGCCGATGTCAAGGAAGCGAAAAGCTTGCTGAAGAAGCGACGAACACACTAAAAGTCCGCATAACGGGTTTAAGAAAACCTCTCAGCTACCCTGATTTAAGCCTCGCAAGGTTTGGCCATACACGTTGAATACCTCTCTCTGGCAGCTTGGTCTGACTCTTTATCGCTGAAGATGCTCACCAACGCATTTATGGCCAGCGCATCGTGTTGAGTCACCATGGCATTAAGATCACCGGGCGCTCTCGTCGCCTCACCTTGAATTATCGCACCACCCGCGAGAACTTGAGTGCGGCCTTGCAAACCCTAGAGGGTGGGGACTACCGCGACCTAGACCTTGACGAATCCGTAGAAGCCACGGGCTATCGTTCTGCCCGATCAGGGCCAGTTCCCGTGTTTAAATCCGTGGATTCTCGTGAGCAAGAAGTTGAAGAAGTCGTTGCTGCTATCCAGGGCTGGCTTGCCCCTTTGGGGAAGGAGAATGCGCCTGGTGTTGCCCCAGAAACCATTGGGGTATTGGTCCATGATCAACGCAGCCGAGATCGCATGGTCGAGGCGTTGGCGTTGAACGATATTCCGGCAAGAAGCGTAGACCGTGAACGCCCCCAGCCTGGCCAGGTACCTGTGATGACCATGCACCGAGCCAAAGGGCTGGAGTTCTCAAAGGTCGTGATTGCTGGCCATGGGATTTGGCCGGGATATTTCAAAGAACGCATCAAAAACTGGGACACCTCTTTACAGGCCGACGCCGACCTGCGCGAACGCTCCCTGCTTTATGTGGCCATGACCAGGGCCCGAGACGAACTCGTTGTGATCACCCCCCAAGACCAATAGCAGCCCCTTCATACCCAATTCCTAAGATGAAGGTAAGGCCATGTGACGTTCTGGGCCGGAAAAGTTACATTGCCCCACCTTCATCTTTTGATTTCCCCCTAAGACTTGAGATATGTTACCCGATAGGTAACATGTATGCATGAGGGTTGCATTTGCGAGTAAGGAGCTAGAGCGCATTTGTACCGATGAGCGCTATATGCAGCGCAAACTTGGCGCCAAGGTCGCCAAGACACTCAAAATCCGTATTGCCTCCCTCACCCGCGCTCAACACACTGATGATCTCTTAGAAGATATAGGCCACTGGAAACCGTTAACCGCAGATCGATCAGGACAGTGGTCAGCACGCTTAACAGGAAACTGGCGACTCATCATTGAACCCGACGAATCTCAATGCATCACCGTCACGGTCATAGCCGTTGAGGATTACCACTAGCCAATCACCAAACCAAGAAAGGAGCAGCCATGGCTATCACACGCCTGCCATACGTCGTTACCCCCGGCGACGTTATCAAAGAGTGGATTGACGAAGAAGGCATCAACGCCGCCGAGCTGTCTCGTCGGCTTGGGGTATCTCGAAAACATGTGAGTGAACTCTTAAGGGGTAAGACCCCTCTGACCCATCAGATGGCAATCAGCCTCGAACACGTGACCGGTGTTCCTGCCCGTATCTGGAATCAACACGAAGCTGGCTACCGTGCTGACTTGGCCCATATTGAAGCACGTGAAGCATTGCTCCCACAATGGGAAATCGCCAAGCTTTTTCCAATTAAATACCTCCAATCCCTGGGTATTATCAGCTCACCAAACTCAGATAAACCCGGCATCATCCAAGAGCTCTTGAGCTTTTTACAGATTGCAACCTTGGATGCGTTCAATCCCAGCTGGGCTGATAGTTCCATTGCCTATCGGCGTGTAGCCGTGCAACACAATCAGTCCTATGCCCTAGCCACCTGGCTCATGATTGCCGAGCACCACGCTAAAACAATTGAAGATCTCCCGCCCTATACCAAAGCCGGACTAGAAGCCCATATACCCCTGTTACGTTCGTTAACCAGCAAAATGCCGGAAGAAGGGATACCCGAGGCCATCGCCACACTTGAATCTGTTGGTGTGGTGTTGTGTTTAGTGCCACCAATCCCAGGTTTTGGCACGTATGGGGCAACACACTGGGTCAACAACACCCCAGTTATTCAGCTGTCTTTGCGAGGTAAAAAGGACGATCAGTGCTGGTTTACCCTCTTCCATGAAATTGGCCATGTACTCTTGCACGGAGACAACGATCTCTATCTTTTGGATGATGAATCCATGGTTGAAGAAGAGGCCAATGCCTTTGCAGCTTCAACGTTGGTCCCAGAGCTCTACCAAGCTCGTCTCCCTGAAAACCGAGATATCGAAGCCATCAAAACCCTCGCCACAGAGCTAGACATCGCACCAAGCTTGGTACTCGGTCAAGCTCAGCGAAAAACCCGTGATTTTAGCTGGGGGCATAAACTTAAGCGTCCGGTGAACCTTGAAACCAGACTGGTTGATAACCGTCTTGTCATCACCCCCACTACCTAGGCGCTTTTCGTTTTCCAATTCTCAAGACGAAGGTAAGTCCATGTAACGTTCTGGGCCTGAAACGTTACCTTTGTCTACCTTCATCGTTGGAGAGAGGTTACGTCACATCTCGCGTAGCCAGGTAGCAACACTACGTGGGGTGTAGCCGAGGACGTTTTGGGCGGCGGTGCGGCGCACGAGTTCGTTGTCGGTGTTGGCGCCGATAGCTTTGTACATGAGGGTAACCGCATGGGCAGATTCGGGGCCGAAAACCGGCTCAAGGCGTTTCCCAAAAGCTTCGGGGGTGATGGCCTCATAAAAGACCGGTTTGCCAAGGTGCTCACTAAATCCTGTGGCCAAATCTTCGCCGGTCAGCCCAGGGAGATGGCCAAGCCCCACCACACCTTCAACCGCTGGAGAGTCAAAGAGGCGAACGGCCACATCGGCCACATCTAAATGCGAACACCACGACACCCGCAAGGTGGCAGGCACGGGATAGTGCAATACCCCTTCGGCTTGAACATCGTCTTGCACCACAGGCAATAACAGGTTTTCGAGATAGAGGCGTGTAGCAATCACTGCCACAGAAATACCACTCTTTCCAAGACCTTCCAACAAGACTTGAATGGCTGATTCGGGTGGGGATTGTAAGCACAGGTCGGGCCGGTCAATCACGCGCCCACTGGTGGATACCACCACTCGGCTGGGTCGAACGGCCTCAACGGCGGCAATCACATTGGTTGCATAGGTAACCAACTCATCTGCCCCACCCAACGGCAGATGCACAAATACCCCATCAACTTGGGCATACGCGTCTTTCAACGTATTGACATCACCGAGGTCCACAGTCACACCTTTCACGCCTGGTGGTACCTGGTCAACATGGCGCACCGCCCCGAGCACATGATGCCCGCGAGCCAAAAGTGCCTTACATACAGGAGATCCTTGGGCCCCACTGGCCCCATGCACAAGATAGTTCATGCCTCATTAGTACAATCATTGCACTAGTTACATCAACTGCACTACAAGGAGTTTTACAAATAATGACTGAGCGCGCACTCCCAGCATGTGGGGTAGCCCGTTGTCTTATCCTCCTCGACGGCCCATGGGCAACCCTGATCATCCGTGAACTCCTCCACGGCCCGCGCCGATTTAACGAACTCCGTAGTGCTCTGCCAGGGATCAGCGCACACACCCTCACCAGCCGGCTACGTAAATTTGAAACCCATGGCGTGATCACCAGAACCGCCCATGCCGAGGTACCCCCACGGGTTGAATATGCCCTCACTAGCCTGGGTGAAAGCCTCCGCCCGGTGCTCGACGCCATGAATACCTGGGGTGAACAAACCCCTGACGCGGCCCTCACCACCGGACACCGATCACCCACCCCTGCATCTCGCAACGGCAGCGCACCACGTGCTGCACCTATGCCCACTAGCTAGAGGACCAACCCCTGCGGGCTACTCACGGCTATCCACTGCCAGGCTCACTTGTGTTGAATACCGCAACTATGCGTTGAATCTCAGCTCAGACAGCCAACACCATGAACCAACCTATACCCGGGCCAAACCAAAGCACCCCGGGCCAGCAGAGAGCACCAGCTGACCCAGGAGCTGCTTTTCATACTGGGTTTGCGTTTAGAAACAGAGAATAGGTCTGGCCTAGGCTTTGGTGGCAGTCCAAATAGTCCAATGGTCCGCGTCAACCACCTTGCCAGGGGTGAGGCGTTCGCCCAGCTGGTCAACCATGGCCATCAACTCAGCTTCGTCGATTCCACGGGTAAACCGGAGTTCAGACCCATCACGCAATGCCTCGATATACGCCTCAACGGTGTCGTATACATGCCGGGTTTCCCACACTTCTTGTTCGGTAACGTCACTCAAGCCAGCGCTGGTTACTAGGTCATGCACGACCTGGCTAGTCACCGCCATATGAGATCGACGTTCGCGCAAGGCCGGCAGCATCTCAACCTGGTAGCCAAAGGGGTAAGTATTGCTCCCCGGTTGCGCATGATTATCCTCAGTAAAATCCTGAATAATCACCTTGCCGCCGGGGCGCAAAATACGTGCAGCCTCGCGGGCAAACCCATCAAAATCCTCCAAATGATGCAACGCTGCACGAATAAAGACCACATCGACGCTGGCATCGTTCAGGCCTGTTGCACTTGCATTACCAAGAACGTGGCGCTGGTTTGACCCGGCCGCAGCCGCCTCACGGGCCACTTCGAGACTGACTTCGTTCGTATCTACACCGGTTGCACTGCTGGCACCCATGCGCAGCCACCCACGCACATACACCCCAGCCCCACTACCAATATCAACCACATCCTTGCCCTTGGGATTGATCAAACCCTGGATAATCTCAATCCAACTCTCATGAACCTCACGGCCTACCTCCGGCCTGAAGTGGTGAGGATGATCACCGTGCCCATGTCTATGCTTACTGTGGCCATGATGGCTGTGACTACCATGTTCATGCTCGCCGTGCGCGTGATGGCTGTGGCCCTCGCCGTGACCCTTCCCACTATGGCCGTGGCCTTTGCAACACCCACCCTTGCCTTCACCATGCGTATGGTGTCCATGCCCATGACCTTTGCCACCACAACAACCTCGGCGCCCCTCGCCGTGATGCTCGCCATGCCCTTGACTATGGCCATCACCATGTTTTTCACTGTGGTGGTGATGGCCGTGATGATGATGCTCGTGATGGTGTGAATTGTCGTGATGGTGTGAATCGTTGTGATCGTAATCGCGGGTGTGTGACATCATTCGCCTTTCTGCTACATCTCAGATGCACGATATACGCACTGTCACCTTTACCCATCCAACCGTTTGGCCAATACACACCCCACCTGGCCTACACCACTGCGCGCAGCAAGCAACTACCCTAACCTAACCATATCTGACCAGCCAAAATAGATGGCTTTATGTGCTTGGCCTTGCCCTACAACACGTATGTATACGGCACAACCTGTCACGCAGCTTTTGCCACAGGAATCCAAACCTCATAGCGTCCCGTCTCTGGATCAGGCTCGATATACACCTCGATGTCTGGGCCACCGGCATAGTCAAACCCAGAGTTTGGAAGCCAATCAACCATGATGTCATGAAAGAGTTGGGTCATCGTGTCGTGCACACCTTTGCCTTCAAAAACGGCATAGGTCAACGCGGGCACGATGAAGGCTTCTAAACCGTCAGTGGGTTCTTTAGTACTGGGGACTGCAACCCAATACTTAGCTGACTGGCCATCCATGGTTGTCAGCCCAAGGCAAGCAAATGGTTCGGCGTTGATCATGGCTGATAGCTTCTCCAGCGTGCCATCACTGACCGCATCTTCCCAGGCTTGTCTAAATATCGGCCCGTTTTCTTCCATGCGCTGACTGAGTTCAACACTCCGGCCAACAACCCGAATCGCATCCTTGTGCTCAATTCGATAGTTCATTTTTTCGACTCCTTTAACCGTGAGCGTGAAGTGAATCGGTGGGTAGGACGTCAAGATGGCACCTTGTTGACGAGCCGCTGATGGGCTCAACCCATGCACAGACTGAAACGCACGATTAAACGCCGTTGGTGATGCATACCCATACTTCAGACCAATTTGCAGCACCGTTTGGTCACTGTGTTGCAAGTCGGTAGCAGCCAATGACATGCGCCTACGTCGGATATATTCGCCCAATGGGATGCCAGCAAGGTAAGCAAACATCCGCTGGTAGTGAAATGACGAACACTGCGCAATCCGGGCCAACTCTTCATAGCTAATCTCACCACACAAGTTCGCCTCAATATGTTCAATGGACGTATTAAAATGCGTAACCCACTTCATCACTTCCTCCTTACAAAACGGAGTGTAGGAGCCACGTTTCTGTACATCCTCTCTTTCTGTGCACCATAAGGCGAGCCACGCCATGAATAAACATGAACAGGCGCAACCAGTTGATCGCGCCTGTCTCCAACCACGGATGAGTTAATCTTCACTCCCGTCGTTGGTGAACACCATCCAGTGAACCCCAAACCGGTCAATAAAGTCACCATATTGGCCAAAGGATTGAAGCCCAAAAGGAACCTGGATTTCACCGCCTTCTGACAATTGTGCAAATGTGCGTTGTGCGAGTTCGAGGTCATCAAACAACATGCTGAGTGACACATTTGTGCCATGCGTAAATGTTTCCCCTAATCCATCTGAGGCCATCAATACAAATGCATCATTAATTGATAACTGCGACCACATCACTTTTGATGGATCCTCTACGCTGTCAATGCCATGCTCAGCAAACGTAGTAACGACCAGTTCACCACCTAAAACCTGTTGGTAGAACGTGACCGCATCGTTGCACTCACCTTTTGAGAAGCGAATAAAAGGGACAAGCGTCCGATTAGCCATGGGTTTCTCCTCTATTGTTTCGGATTCCCTGACCGTACCGTTCTCAGGAGTAGACACTTATCCGATTCTGCGCTCAACTACCTTCGGGTTCGAATACTCGTGCTTCATCAACAAAGGCACGCGATGTGAGCACTGGAAGGGTGATAACAATATGAGCAGGTAAGTCCTTGGGGTCAGCAAGCACAACCTTGAACGGTCTAGTTGACCTTCCCGGTGGTAACACCCTGAGCGGAATACCGCCTTGGATAGGCCGG is from Stomatohabitans albus and encodes:
- a CDS encoding 3'-5' exonuclease, whose amino-acid sequence is MLSHHGIKITGRSRRLTLNYRTTRENLSAALQTLEGGDYRDLDLDESVEATGYRSARSGPVPVFKSVDSREQEVEEVVAAIQGWLAPLGKENAPGVAPETIGVLVHDQRSRDRMVEALALNDIPARSVDRERPQPGQVPVMTMHRAKGLEFSKVVIAGHGIWPGYFKERIKNWDTSLQADADLRERSLLYVAMTRARDELVVITPQDQ
- a CDS encoding type II toxin-antitoxin system RelE/ParE family toxin, which gives rise to MRVAFASKELERICTDERYMQRKLGAKVAKTLKIRIASLTRAQHTDDLLEDIGHWKPLTADRSGQWSARLTGNWRLIIEPDESQCITVTVIAVEDYH
- a CDS encoding nucleotide-binding domain-containing protein encodes the protein MLSSAELFDQILENLKVSNYQEIANRRDEITKSLNGEYREGDPGSTAHRLMVGSYGRHTAIDGVSDLDLLYTLPSKLRNKYRSPEGPYRALKRTKDAIVRRYPTTDVSVSQLVVAVKFQNFTFEVQPVFQEKDGDFAYPDTKKKLWLRTKPRKEIEAIKDFNAESSGSLRALCRLTRSWKNKHDVHIGGLLIDTLAFNFLKHNEQYQNGKYYDQMFADFLDWLSNEPCKSYYLAPGSNQQVRVKQAFQRKASAAHELAMKAFESEESVSYAQRWRELLGKPVPLSDAQKSRNRDYVDTEQFIEDYYPQNIRYTLDIDCSVKSQEESTWLSDLLRRRLRLPHDRKLIFKVTFCDVPEPFELKWKVLNQGDQARERDMIRGSILDDNGSQSLEESSDFYGDHFVECYAIKDGALVARAHISVPIE
- a CDS encoding helix-turn-helix domain-containing protein translates to MTERALPACGVARCLILLDGPWATLIIRELLHGPRRFNELRSALPGISAHTLTSRLRKFETHGVITRTAHAEVPPRVEYALTSLGESLRPVLDAMNTWGEQTPDAALTTGHRSPTPASRNGSAPRAAPMPTS
- a CDS encoding SDR family oxidoreductase encodes the protein MNYLVHGASGAQGSPVCKALLARGHHVLGAVRHVDQVPPGVKGVTVDLGDVNTLKDAYAQVDGVFVHLPLGGADELVTYATNVIAAVEAVRPSRVVVSTSGRVIDRPDLCLQSPPESAIQVLLEGLGKSGISVAVIATRLYLENLLLPVVQDDVQAEGVLHYPVPATLRVSWCSHLDVADVAVRLFDSPAVEGVVGLGHLPGLTGEDLATGFSEHLGKPVFYEAITPEAFGKRLEPVFGPESAHAVTLMYKAIGANTDNELVRRTAAQNVLGYTPRSVATWLREM
- a CDS encoding ImmA/IrrE family metallo-endopeptidase produces the protein MAITRLPYVVTPGDVIKEWIDEEGINAAELSRRLGVSRKHVSELLRGKTPLTHQMAISLEHVTGVPARIWNQHEAGYRADLAHIEAREALLPQWEIAKLFPIKYLQSLGIISSPNSDKPGIIQELLSFLQIATLDAFNPSWADSSIAYRRVAVQHNQSYALATWLMIAEHHAKTIEDLPPYTKAGLEAHIPLLRSLTSKMPEEGIPEAIATLESVGVVLCLVPPIPGFGTYGATHWVNNTPVIQLSLRGKKDDQCWFTLFHEIGHVLLHGDNDLYLLDDESMVEEEANAFAASTLVPELYQARLPENRDIEAIKTLATELDIAPSLVLGQAQRKTRDFSWGHKLKRPVNLETRLVDNRLVITPTT
- a CDS encoding VOC family protein translates to MANRTLVPFIRFSKGECNDAVTFYQQVLGGELVVTTFAEHGIDSVEDPSKVMWSQLSINDAFVLMASDGLGETFTHGTNVSLSMLFDDLELAQRTFAQLSEGGEIQVPFGLQSFGQYGDFIDRFGVHWMVFTNDGSED
- a CDS encoding AraC family transcriptional regulator, which gives rise to MKWVTHFNTSIEHIEANLCGEISYEELARIAQCSSFHYQRMFAYLAGIPLGEYIRRRRMSLAATDLQHSDQTVLQIGLKYGYASPTAFNRAFQSVHGLSPSAARQQGAILTSYPPIHFTLTVKGVEKMNYRIEHKDAIRVVGRSVELSQRMEENGPIFRQAWEDAVSDGTLEKLSAMINAEPFACLGLTTMDGQSAKYWVAVPSTKEPTDGLEAFIVPALTYAVFEGKGVHDTMTQLFHDIMVDWLPNSGFDYAGGPDIEVYIEPDPETGRYEVWIPVAKAA